A window of the bacterium genome harbors these coding sequences:
- the ftsY gene encoding signal recognition particle-docking protein FtsY — MLGGTQKTGLFARLRAGLARTHDGFINKVERLVLRRNRVDAELLDELEELYLQGDVGPRTTEELMERLRRAVARGELRAPEEVLAFLKAQAREILAACAGRIELPERGLGVILVVGTNGSGKTTTVAKLGRRLQREGRRVLLAAADTFRAAAADQLEVWGERTGLEVVSQKPGSDPAAVVYDTINAALARGYDTVIADTAGRMHTKVNLMEEMKKIRRTAAKLVPGAPHETLLVLDATTGQNAYSQLRLFHEAVGLTGLVLTKLDGTARGGVVLGLAREFPVPVKLVGVGEKVEDLQDFDPEAFVEALYAPAPA, encoded by the coding sequence GTGCTCGGGGGGACGCAGAAGACCGGGCTGTTCGCGCGGCTGCGCGCGGGCCTCGCCCGGACGCACGACGGCTTCATCAACAAGGTCGAGCGGCTGGTCCTGCGGCGCAACCGCGTCGACGCCGAGCTGCTCGACGAGCTCGAGGAGCTCTACCTGCAGGGCGACGTCGGGCCCCGCACCACCGAGGAGCTCATGGAGCGGCTGCGCCGCGCCGTCGCCCGCGGCGAGCTGCGCGCGCCGGAGGAGGTCCTCGCCTTCCTCAAGGCGCAGGCGCGGGAGATCCTGGCCGCCTGCGCGGGGCGCATCGAGCTGCCCGAGCGCGGGCTCGGCGTGATCCTGGTCGTCGGCACCAACGGCTCGGGCAAGACCACCACCGTCGCCAAGCTCGGCCGTCGCCTCCAGCGCGAGGGCCGCCGCGTGCTGCTGGCCGCGGCCGACACCTTCCGCGCCGCGGCCGCCGACCAGCTCGAGGTCTGGGGCGAGCGCACCGGGCTCGAGGTCGTCTCCCAGAAGCCCGGCTCCGACCCGGCCGCCGTCGTCTACGACACGATCAACGCCGCTCTCGCGCGCGGCTACGACACGGTCATCGCGGACACCGCGGGGCGCATGCACACGAAGGTCAACCTCATGGAGGAGATGAAGAAGATCCGGCGCACCGCCGCCAAGCTCGTCCCCGGCGCCCCGCACGAGACGCTGCTGGTCCTGGACGCCACCACGGGCCAGAACGCCTACTCCCAGCTGCGGCTGTTCCACGAGGCGGTCGGGCTCACCGGGCTCGTCCTGACCAAGCTCGACGGCACGGCACGCGGCGGGGTCGTCCTCGGGCTGGCGCGCGAGTTCCCCGTGCCGGTGAAGCTCGTCGGCGTCGGCGAGAAGGTGGAGGACCTGCAGGACTTCGACCCCGAGGCGTTCGTCGAGGCGCTCTACGCCCCGGCCCCGGCCTAG
- a CDS encoding response regulator — protein sequence MRTLLIVEDDSDIAEYYRILLDGLGLRLLRAATGAEGLALVDGAGPIDLILLDMVLPEMNGERFFRALRLERGAQTPVVACSVDERLIEPLRRIAPLQGVFLKGDRGAVLVDLVRKLLAL from the coding sequence GTGCGGACGCTGCTGATCGTCGAGGACGACAGCGACATCGCCGAGTATTACCGGATCCTGCTCGACGGCCTCGGGCTGCGGCTGCTGCGGGCGGCCACCGGCGCGGAGGGCCTGGCCCTGGTGGATGGGGCCGGGCCGATCGACCTGATCCTGCTCGACATGGTGCTCCCCGAGATGAACGGGGAGCGGTTCTTCCGCGCATTGCGCCTCGAGCGCGGCGCGCAGACGCCGGTCGTCGCCTGCTCGGTCGACGAGCGGCTCATCGAGCCGCTGCGGCGGATCGCGCCGCTCCAGGGGGTCTTCCTCAAGGGGGACCGGGGCGCCGTCCTCGTCGATCTCGTGAGGAAGCTGCTCGCGCTCTAG